From the genome of Salmonella enterica subsp. houtenae serovar Houten:
GCGCCTGGCGAAGAGTATCAGTATACCAGCGGCGCGGTCATTGAAACGCCGCTGGGCACCATGCAGGGTCATTACGAAATGATCGATGAAAATGGCGACGCCTTTACCATCGACATCCCCGTGTTTCGACTCGCCGTCCCTACACTCATTCACTAAAATTATAGCAATGGCAACTTACCTCATCGGCGACGTTCACGGTTGCTACGACGAACTGATCGCCTTATTACAGCAAGTGGAATTTACGCCAGACGCAGATACTCTGTGGCTGACTGGCGATTTGGTCGCCCGCGGTCCCGGTTCGCTGGACGTGTTACGCTACGTCAAATCACTTGGCGAGAGTGTGCGTCTGGTGCTGGGGAATCACGATTTACACCTACTGGCCGTATTCGCCGGGATTAGCCGCAACAAACCTAAAGACCGGCTGACCCCGCTTCTTGAAGCGCCGGACGCCGATGAGCTGTTGAATTGGTTACGTCGTCAGCCGCTGTTGCAGGTGGATGAGGAGAAAAAGCTGGTCATGGCACATGCGGGTATTACCCCGCAGTGGGATTTGCAGACGGCAAAAGAGTGCGCCCGCGATGTTGAAGCGGTGCTGTCGAGCGACTCGTACCCGTTTTTCCTCGACGCGATGTATGGCGATATGCCGAATAACTGGTCGCCGGAGTTAAGCGGTCTGGCGCGACTACGCTTTATTACTAATGCCTTTACCCGTATGCGTTACTGCTTTCCTAACGGTCAACTGGATATGTACAGCAAAGCGTCGCCGGAAAATGCCCCGGCGCCGCTGAAGCCGTGGTTCGCCATTCCGGGGCCGGTGAGCGAGGCTTACAGTATTGCGTTCGGACACTGGGCGTCGCTGGAAGGGAAAGGGACGCCGGAAGGTATTTACGCGCTGGATACCGGCTGCTGCTGGGGCGGAGAGTTGACCTGTTTACGTTGGGAAGATAAACAGTATTTTGTGCAGCCGTCAAACCGCCAGATGGATATGGGCGAAGGCGAAGCGATCAACGCCTGATGAAGATAGACCAGGCCGGATAAGGCATTTACGCCAGCGCATCAACGCCTGATGGCGCTACGCTTATCAGGCCTACACAGTCTGTGAGCGTAGGCCGGATAAGTCGCCATGCGTCGCCATCCGGCAACATACATACCCGCCGCCGCTTACCGCCGTTCCAGAATCTCAAAACAATAGCTGTGAGAGTTCTGCGCGTCGGCATCGTGAAACTCACTGAATACCGACTCCCAGTCATCCGGTTCATAATCCGGAAAATGGGTATCGCCTTCGACTTCCGCATCAATATGCGTCAGATAAAGCTTCTGCGCTTTTGGCAGGAACTGCTCGTACACGCGCCCGCCGCCAATGACCATAATTTCCGGCGCATCGCCGCAAGCGGCAATCGCCTCATCGACGGACTTCACCCACTGCACGCGATCGTCGGTGCCCGGCTGGCTGCTGATAATAATATTTTTACGTCCCGGTAAGGGGCGTCCGATAGACGCCCAGGTGTGACGTCCCATGACGACAGGTTTATTTAACGTGTTACGTTTAAACCAGGCGAGATCGGCAGGCAGGTTCCACGGCATGGCGTTTTCCATACCGATGACGCGATCCACCGCTAACGCCGCAATCAGACTGATCATTAATTATTTCCTGATACCAAAAAAATTGCCGCCACTATACGTAAAGCGCAATCTTTCGTCGACTGACGAAAAGAGGATGAGCACGAAAATTTTTCGTTCTGCTGGCGACGCCACTCATTTGATGTGGAGCGCCAGCATTACAGTAGTTCAAAAACAGCCAATTAGCAGTAAAGTTTGCAGAACATCACATTTTTTACTTTAGATTGACGGTTTGACCTCGGGTTCATCGGCGACCTCCCCGGAATGTTTGCCCTCAGCCGTTCCCTGCCAACCGTGGCGCTGAATCAACGACAGATGCTCCCGATCCTCGGTAATAATTTCGCTCAACATCGCGCTGGTACGTTTATAGGCGGCGGCGCGAGATAACGGATCGTTTTCCCCTTTCGCCATCTCTTCCACCATCTGGGTATTAAAATGGCGGAACAGATCCGCACGCTCGCGGGCTTCATAACGTCCTAACCCCAGAGCTTCCAAAGCCTGTCGCCCGCTTTTGAGCGCGCCTTCGAAGGTTTCACGTTCGGGCATTGCCACACCGGCCTGCCGCAGGCGAATGTAATGATCGACATCACGGGCGCGGGCGATAATCTGCAGATGCGGGAAATGCGTCTTCACCAGTTCGCTCAGTTGCAGATTGGTTTGCGGATCGTCAATGGCGTTAATCAATACCTCCGCCTTCGCCGCCCCGGCAGATTCCAGCAAATCCATACGCGTCGCGTCGCCATAAAAAACCTTCATGCCGAATTTACGCAGCGTTTCGATATGATCGGGATCATGATCGAGCACCACCATCTTCACCCCGCTCGACAGCAGCAGACGTCCGGCTATCTGACCAAATCGCCCAAACCCGGCCACAATAACCCGCGGCTGCTCTTCATCGATTTCATCCGCCTCGCGCGCTTCACCCGTCGCAGCCTTCTCCATGCGCGTCAGCAGCAGCAGAAAAATCGGCGTTGCCGCCATCGACAGCGCGACCGCCAGCGTCAGCGCTTTCGCCCATTCCGGCTCAAGCACATCCGCCATTTGCGCCGCGCCAAAAACCACAAACGCAAACTCGCTTCCCTGGCCTAATAAGACGGCAAACCAGCGACGCTGTTTTGCCGGTACGCCCAGGGGCCTCGCGACCAGCCACAGCATGACGATTTTGATCGCCAGAAAACCGACCAGCAATAGCAGAATACGCAGCGGATTCTCCACCAGCGTGCCGAAATCAATCGACATGCCGACGCCAATAAAGAACAGCCCCAGCAGCAACCCCTTAAAGGGTTCAATATCGCTTTCCAGCGCATGACGATATTCCGAACTCGCCAGCAGGACGCCCGCCAGGAACGCGCCCATCGCCATTGACAGCCCAACCTCTTCCAGCAACAGGCCGAAACCAAACACCAAAAATAGCGCTACGGCGCTGAACACCTCCCGCAAACCAGAACGCGCGACAAAGCGCAGCGCCGGGCGCGTGACGTAGCGTCCCAACAGCACCACCAGCGTCAACGCGCCTGCGACTTTCAACGCCGACAGCGCAAACGCGCCAAGCGTGGTGGATGCGCCGCTGGCGGCCAGCAACGGAATCATCGCTACCAGCGGGATCGCCGCGATATCCTGGAACAAGAGTACCGCAAATGCGCTACGTCCTACTTGCGAAACGGTCAGGTTACGCTCATTCATTGCCTGCATGGCGATAGCCGTGGACGAAAGCGCCAGCGTCATACCGATCAGCTCCGCCACCTGCCAACGCAGGCCAAGAAACATACAGAACAGGCCAATCAGTCCGCCGCAGACCACCATCTGCAACGCGCCGCCGCCAAATACCGAGGCGCGCAACTTCCATAACCGCTGCGGGTCCAGTTCAAGCCCAATGACAAACAACATCAGCACGACACCGATTTCCGCAAAATGCAGAATAGATTCGGCGTCCGTCACCAGCCGTAGCCCCCAGGGACCAATAATACACCCCGCAATCAGGTACCCCAGCACCGATCCTAAGCCCAAACGTACCGCAATCGGCACAATCAACGCTGCCGAACCAAGATAGATCAGCGCCTGCAGTAAAGTATGACTATCCATGATTCGCCTCCTGCCATGCCAGTAAACGCTGTTTATACTGACGCGCCTGCGCCTGTAAGGTGTCGTCATCGCAAATAAACGTGCAGTGCATGGCAAACGACGGCAGCCACGTTAAACCACAATAGAGCGCCGTCGCCTGTAGCGGCTGAGAAAGGACGTCAAATCCCGGATGTGAACCGATAGCAAAATGGTTTTCACCACCGCCGGTCGTTACCGCCCACAGCAGATGTTTACCGTGCAATGCCGTGCCGCCATGACCGTAGGCCCAGCCGTGGGCGAGGACTTTATCCATCCATAATTTGAGTAAAGGAGGGACGCTGTACCACTGCATCGGATGCTGCCAGACGATAAGACGCGCGCGCGACAGCGCCTTCTGCTCGGCGGCAACGTCAATATTGAAATCGGGATAGAGGTGATAAAGCGAACGTATTTCGACGTTTTCCAGCGTCCCTGCCTGTTCAAGCATCCGTTTATTCGCATGAGAGTGATGCGGATACGGATGCGCATAAATAATGAGGATCATGATTAGCCTGTGATTATCGGTTTTTTATCACAAAGTGTAGTGACAAATCCGCCAGGCTAATAGTGAATATTATTGAGCGGCTAATCAGAAAAAATTGAATTAATTATCCAGCTCGCTCATATTTTTCAGCTGATCTCGGTTAATCTGCT
Proteins encoded in this window:
- the apaH gene encoding diadenosine tetraphosphatase — its product is MATYLIGDVHGCYDELIALLQQVEFTPDADTLWLTGDLVARGPGSLDVLRYVKSLGESVRLVLGNHDLHLLAVFAGISRNKPKDRLTPLLEAPDADELLNWLRRQPLLQVDEEKKLVMAHAGITPQWDLQTAKECARDVEAVLSSDSYPFFLDAMYGDMPNNWSPELSGLARLRFITNAFTRMRYCFPNGQLDMYSKASPENAPAPLKPWFAIPGPVSEAYSIAFGHWASLEGKGTPEGIYALDTGCCWGGELTCLRWEDKQYFVQPSNRQMDMGEGEAINA
- the folA gene encoding dihydrofolate reductase type I — encoded protein: MISLIAALAVDRVIGMENAMPWNLPADLAWFKRNTLNKPVVMGRHTWASIGRPLPGRKNIIISSQPGTDDRVQWVKSVDEAIAACGDAPEIMVIGGGRVYEQFLPKAQKLYLTHIDAEVEGDTHFPDYEPDDWESVFSEFHDADAQNSHSYCFEILERR
- the kefC gene encoding glutathione-regulated potassium-efflux system protein KefC is translated as MDSHTLLQALIYLGSAALIVPIAVRLGLGSVLGYLIAGCIIGPWGLRLVTDAESILHFAEIGVVLMLFVIGLELDPQRLWKLRASVFGGGALQMVVCGGLIGLFCMFLGLRWQVAELIGMTLALSSTAIAMQAMNERNLTVSQVGRSAFAVLLFQDIAAIPLVAMIPLLAASGASTTLGAFALSALKVAGALTLVVLLGRYVTRPALRFVARSGLREVFSAVALFLVFGFGLLLEEVGLSMAMGAFLAGVLLASSEYRHALESDIEPFKGLLLGLFFIGVGMSIDFGTLVENPLRILLLLVGFLAIKIVMLWLVARPLGVPAKQRRWFAVLLGQGSEFAFVVFGAAQMADVLEPEWAKALTLAVALSMAATPIFLLLLTRMEKAATGEAREADEIDEEQPRVIVAGFGRFGQIAGRLLLSSGVKMVVLDHDPDHIETLRKFGMKVFYGDATRMDLLESAGAAKAEVLINAIDDPQTNLQLSELVKTHFPHLQIIARARDVDHYIRLRQAGVAMPERETFEGALKSGRQALEALGLGRYEARERADLFRHFNTQMVEEMAKGENDPLSRAAAYKRTSAMLSEIITEDREHLSLIQRHGWQGTAEGKHSGEVADEPEVKPSI
- the yabF gene encoding NAD(P)H oxidoreductase; this encodes MILIIYAHPYPHHSHANKRMLEQAGTLENVEIRSLYHLYPDFNIDVAAEQKALSRARLIVWQHPMQWYSVPPLLKLWMDKVLAHGWAYGHGGTALHGKHLLWAVTTGGGENHFAIGSHPGFDVLSQPLQATALYCGLTWLPSFAMHCTFICDDDTLQAQARQYKQRLLAWQEANHG